In Setaria viridis chromosome 5, Setaria_viridis_v4.0, whole genome shotgun sequence, the genomic stretch attcttccccaaaacgaggtattgAGAGCTATGCTAaaaatattttcccccaaaaaacAAATTAAGCCAAAAAAAACACTAAGAACTATCTCccaataattttaaaaaaaaggccaTGTTGTCATAATTCGGCCAATATACTTAGCCTGCCCACCTTTCGACCCATGACACCAGGCGTCCTTCTCCACGTGCTGCGCCATGCACCGGACCTGTGCTGCGCCATGCACCGGACCTCCTCGACCCCTTCTGTTTTGAGTAGTGTTGTTTGAGCTTTCAAGGGATCTACAtagaaaaggaaacaaaatgcAGAACAGCATTTGTACTTGGATTATATGTTAGCAGTATAGCCCAGTTGATATTAGTAAAGTTCAAGGTACGCAGAATCCAAACTCTTATAGCACTATAATTACCGACAATCTTCAAGAATTATGAGCACTACAACATGTAATATGGGAGCAGGAATAGTTCAGTAGCTGAGTCCCTGTAAACACCCATTCACCACTATAGTGTTTTTATACTAATTCAAGAATTTCTGTTGCTAGAAAGAATGTTCCTCCAACTCTCCAAACACTAAAATTGGAATGTTGTAGAGATCGAAGCCTTTCAGCTTTACTTGTCCGAAAGTCTCTTCATACTTCACCATGGCTATCTTCAGTGTATCTTTGTCGCAGTGCCTGAATACAAGCTCCATGGGCATTCTGGAGCTTTGTGCTTCTACTCTATCTCCTAGAACCTGAAGTGAATACAAATATGAGGTGAGTATTATGCAACTGTAAGAATGGGAAGTTTCTAAAGTTGAACTGAGAAATTAAGAACTTAtgcagaagaaagaaagaaaaattgcagaagaaagaaagaaaaattgaatAGCGGTGTAAGGCTAAAATCTGTCCGAAAAATCAACCGCGTGCTTCAAGCGCCACCGGAGTGCAGCAGGTGAGgagccatcgtcgtcgtcaaggACTCAGACCTTGAGCTGCGTGCCATCACTGGCCACGTAGTGCAAGCGCCCGCCGGAGTGCACGAGGCGTGCatcgccaccgcccaccgccggcgctgccgccccgCTGCTCGCCCCGCCGGATCTTGAAGCTACAGATACATCAAACCTCAGGAGATCTTGAAGCTCAGCAGATCTTGAAGCTCCGGATGGACACCACTAGTGGCCGTCAGCTGCCATCCTTCTTCCGTGCGTCGTGGCCGCACTTCCCACCGACTGCCCTCCTCGCGGCCGCCGCTCTCGCCGCCGCGCAGCTGTGGTCCGCTGGGAACCGATGCTTGAGGCACACCTTGAGGCCACACCCCTTGCACTGCATCGTGTTGCAGAAGGTGAGCGCCTCCTTGCACCGCGGTGCGGGGCACTGTGGCTTGCGCTTCCTCGCCGGGTTGCAGCTACCCGACCACGCGTGCACGTCCAGGATGTCAGCCTACCCCGGTGCCGCCCGCTCGACGGAGTCGCCGCAGTCCGGGCACAGCACGACGGGAAAAAACGCGcgcggggaaggggagggaggcggattGGGGAAGACCGGCCGACGCGAATATACGCGGGGCGAGCGGTGTTTTTTGCGCGTCGCTAATATTTTTGGGAGTTCTAATGGATTGttgaagttttttttctcttttttttcccctaaaaGAGGTATTGGGGTAAAATTAACAGTTTTTTAGAGTTGCTCTAAGTCTTTTAAACAATAAATATGATGGTACGACTTTGCAGGAGCAAATGCTTAATTCAGCAATAAATGGCACTCTGAACGTGCTACGGTCATGCAAAAAGAATCTCTTGCTCAAAAGGGTCATCCTCACATCTTCATCGTCAACTGTGAGGATCAAGGACGAAGCTGACCTGCCCCCTAACGTGTTACTGGATGAAACATCATGGAGCTCCATCGAGTACTGCGAGAGTCTCCAGGTGAGCTTGGGACAATCCAATCCTAATTCACTCTGATCTTATGCCAGTGCAAACAATTTCTCTGAAGAGTGTTTGTTATCTCTCCGATGTGATCCTTGATATGGTACGCTGTCGCGAAGATCCTAGCTGAGAAGGCGGCCTGGGAGTTCGCCAAGGAGCATAAGATCGACCTCGTGACTGTTCTTCCCACCTTTGTTATCGGACCTAGTCTGTCCCCCGAGCTTGGCCCCACTTCTTCAGATGTCCTCGGCTTATTCCAAGGTGCGTGATCGAATCATATCTGACCACGCTGTTAACTGTTCATCAGGTCTCGTAAGCCTAATTGCTGGTCCATCACACTCTAGATGTCGCCATACACGCTGTGCAGCTTTCCTGCTCTGGAAAGAACCATATTCTCTGCACACACGTTCTAGTTTCTGAATGCCAGTGAAACCATGTCGTTGTAGGGGAGACGGGGAAGTTCACGGTGTACGGGCGGATGGACTACGTCCACATCGACGACGTGGCGAGCTGCCACATCCTGGCCTacgaggccgccggcgcgcaGGGGAGGTACATCTGCAACGCGGCGGTGCTGGACtgcggcgacctcgccgccctGCTCATGCGGCGGTTCCCTTCGTACCCGATCCCCAAGAGCCTGCCCACGTCTACGCCGAGCAGTCGTACGGCTACGACACCTCCAAGGCCCGCGCGCTGGGGATGCAGGGGTTCAAGGCGCGTCGAGGAGATGTTCGACGACACCGTGGAGTCGCTCGTCGGACACCGCCATCTCCCGACGGAGAACGCGAGCACGAGCTCTCTCTCCTTTGAATTCTGGCGTGGAAGACCTGCGTTGTTGCACAGTCGCATATATTTGTAGTTTCTATACAATAACAGGTATTTGGACTGTGAGTGACAGCAGAAGAGATCACATAGCCGTATGAAGAGAATAATCAGTTGAGATGTGTTCCATCTTGCATTTTTAGTGGTCGATAACTTTGTTCTCTTTGtgtgtttcttttttcaaaaatcACCAATGACACGGTACAACGTAACAATGTTGGTCaggaatgcaaaaaaaaatttgcgAAAGGGGTAGGGATTATATTAAACTTCCTGGAACAGTACAAAGCCTTTACATCCAAGAACCTACACAACACACTAAAAGGGGGGAAAGGGAAAACGAGTAGTTCATTTCAGCCATGGGTCCTCTCACTCCTCAGCATTATCTTCCTCCTTCCCACTGAATTTGAGCCATGGGCCTACTGAATTTAGTGGTGCCGGGCTATGTGCTTCTGGGCTGAATTTAGTCGTGCCGGCCTATGTATTTTTGGGCCTTTCAGATCGCTGCAGCTCTCTCCCAGTTTTGATACAGTCAGAGACAGACAGATAAGCACCGTCATCTTCTCTtatcctcctcccctccctctctccttcctACTCGATTACGCGCCCGCAGCCTCTCCTTCTCCGGTGCCGAGAACAAGGTGGATTCTATCTTCCTCCGAACTTGTGTGCTGCTGCTCAATTTTGATTCTAGACGCAAAGTTTTATCATCGTCTTTGCAGCCCTACACCTGTTAACTATCTTcgatttgtttctttttttctttggaaaTGTTGGGTGGTGAGTGGTGCGTTGCAGTGACCAAATTAGTAGTTCAGAGAGTATAAAAAAATTAGTATTTCAGACGATAGTAAGGTCCGTCTAGTAGGTTGCGGCTGTGGTTAAAACAATTGGGGTTGTGGCTTCTCCAGTGAAGCAGTATTTTTAGTTTCGACTTGTCTAGATGGAAAAAATTTAGCAAAATAGCTTTTCCTAACCGTGtaacatggataaaaatgataaaatgtcTATAATACCcttattcattttatttttatttttcgatTTTCTCGtttcttcctattttttcttctctctttattttcccttctctccctttttttttatttttccctttctcctttttctcttctcttcccaTCCTTCCCCactttccttcccttcctctcttTCCTATCCATTCACCCGCCGCAGCTCCCTCCAgctccgccccgccccgcgccccagcgcgcgccgccgccctcgggcCTCgtctgcgcccgccgccggccacctccgcccgcgGGCCCCACCGGAGGACAAGGGTGTCCAACGACGCGagaagccgcggggagccaatttttttttggctcccGCTCCCTCAATCGGCTCCACCGGAGGACAAGGGTGTCCTCTCTAGCATGCTAATTCTGTCACAGGATTTCGTTGTTGGACAGGGAAGGATCCCAATGGCCAGCGGCGTCAGTAATGGCAAGAGCCTGACGCAGTGGTTGAGGGAGAACGGGTTCGACGAGGAGACCGTCGCGCGCATGGCAAGGAGATGCAAGAACCTGCACAgcctcgacgccggcgaggcctcgggcgtCTGGGACTACCTCCTCACCAGCGTCAAGATCGAGCGGCGGAGGCTGCGGCACGTGGTGGCCAAGTGCCCCAAGGTGCTCACCCTGCCCGTGGACGGCAAGCTTGTGCCCACGGTGCAGTGCCTCGCCACGCTGCAGGCCAAGCCCGGGGAGGTGGCGCAGGCCATCGCCAAGTTCCCGCAGATACTCTTCCACAGCGTAGAGGAGAAACTCTGCCCACTCCTGGCCTTCTTCCAGACACTCGGCGTCTCCGAGAAGCAGCTCGCCAAGCTGCTCATGGTCAACCCGCGCCTCATCAGCTACAGCATTGAGGCCAAGTTCTCGCAGATGGTCGACTTTCTTGTGGACCTGGACATGGACAAGGAAGGCATGATCGGCAAGATCCTTACCAAGGAGCCGTACATCATGGGGTACAGTATCGATAAACGGCTGCGTCCCACTGCCGAATTCCTCAAGTCGGAGGTCGGGTTACAGGGGTTAGATCTCAAAAGGGTGATCATGAGCTTCCCTGATATATTGTCACGAGATGTGGATAAGCTTCTGCGGCCCAATTTAGCGTTCTTGCGGAGCTGCGGTTTCAGcaagggtcaggttatggcATTGGTGGCTGGATACCCTCCTGTTCTTATCAAGAGCGTCAAGCATTGCTTGGAGCCAAGGATAAAGTTCCTGGTCGAAGAAATGGGGCGGGACATGGGTGAGGTGGTAGATTACCCCCAGTTCTTTCGCCATGGCCTCAAGAGGAGCCTGGAGTACCGTCACAAGGTGCTCAAGCAGAAGAACTCAAGTTGCAGCCTCAGCGAGATGCTAGACTGTAATCAGAAGAAGTTTGCCATGAAATTTGGTTTGGTTGCAGCAGTTTAGGTACTCATCTTGTCTCTAGTTCCCAGgtagtatgtttttttttgtttcaagtGAATGTTTTCGTTTGTACCTTCAGGTTGTATTGTTCTTGAACATCAGAAGAAGTATCTTGATTAGTTGATCGTGAGAATATCTATTTTATTTGAGAGCAAGAAAGTGCACGCCATGTGGGCTTTCCCTTCTGTCATTAAATACCTCGATCGATATCCGCAAATTTGTGGTAGAGCGGTAAACAGAAAGAAGCTTTTTAACGCTATAACTTTCCTCCCTTTGAAAATTTACCACTCACCTATTTACACTCGCATAAATCAATTTTTCTTAGTTCAATACTTACAGGCACAAACATATAGAGGAAAATAGTTTCTATTGAGCCAAACTCCTATGTACAGTATATCTGAAAGAAGATTTGTAGGGCAACCACTCAACACATTTGTCAATCCTCCTCCTCAGATATTGTCTGATCTCTTTTTGCTGAAGTTCAGGCATGCTCTCACATACCATGTCAATCAGGTCAGGCAACTCTAGAGCAGCATCCTATGCATAAAAGTGGAGAACTTTGGGTAGGAAGATGGTCTGCTTCCTGACCATGACATTTGCTTGAATGAACTCAGTCCTGGCTTGCTCCAGTTGGTGGTAATTTCTTAGCTGTGTACAGCCTTACCTGTAGAAGTCATTCACAATAATTATAACTTAGTAACATAAGGTTGGAATGGTGAAAAATTAGTAAGGGCAGTGGAGCTTACAGGTGGATCTGAAAATGCTCCTGTGGAAAGAGCAAAGTGAGCAATTAGCTCTGGATGACAAAGCGCATATGGATGCATGGAGCTCCCTGATTTTTTTGTTGGTGAAAATAGCGTGCGAACCCACTGTAATTTCAGGCCCAGTATGTTAGTATTATCCTTTCATGATGcgaacatttcttt encodes the following:
- the LOC117856565 gene encoding tetraketide alpha-pyrone reductase 1-like, with product MLNSAINGTLNVLRSCKKNLLLKRVILTSSSSTVRIKDEADLPPNVLLDETSWSSIEYCESLQVTLIWYAVAKILAEKAAWEFAKEHKIDLVTVLPTFVIGPSLSPELGPTSSDVLGLFQGA
- the LOC117858711 gene encoding transcription termination factor MTERF6, chloroplastic/mitochondrial, with translation MASGVSNGKSLTQWLRENGFDEETVARMARRCKNLHSLDAGEASGVWDYLLTSVKIERRRLRHVVAKCPKVLTLPVDGKLVPTVQCLATLQAKPGEVAQAIAKFPQILFHSVEEKLCPLLAFFQTLGVSEKQLAKLLMVNPRLISYSIEAKFSQMVDFLVDLDMDKEGMIGKILTKEPYIMGYSIDKRLRPTAEFLKSEVGLQGLDLKRVIMSFPDILSRDVDKLLRPNLAFLRSCGFSKGQVMALVAGYPPVLIKSVKHCLEPRIKFLVEEMGRDMGEVVDYPQFFRHGLKRSLEYRHKVLKQKNSSCSLSEMLDCNQKKFAMKFGLVAAV